A segment of the Amia ocellicauda isolate fAmiCal2 chromosome 5, fAmiCal2.hap1, whole genome shotgun sequence genome:
ttctctgctttcattaaaaagaaaaagacatgtTTTATCAATATCATGCCGTGGGAGTCTTCCCTTAagttctgtttgttttggtcCCTCAAGCGATGCACAGATAGTCTCCAATAGCAGGCCAGTTAGGTAATCATTTAACCATTACAATAATGTCTGTTCACCACGATCACCCTGCAGTGGCCCAGACTAGCTCGATCATCGACCCCTGGTTCCCACAGTGTTCAGAGACGTGACAAGGCATGACCTCAACACACGAGCGCATCTCAGCAGAGGGCTGACCGATAAAAGGACCGACCAGGCATTCACACGCAGTCCCCTTGTGGCGCTCCAACCGCAGCCTCTGCCTGGAGGACACGGGAGACTCCTGCCTTCtctgacactacagcacagacgTCTGATTTGTAACCTTTATTTTGATCAGATGCTGACAGTAGGCTGAGTGTGTGCTTTTAtatttgttgtgtgttgtgtctcAGACTTACAAGTCAAGTGCCTcattgctgtaaatatagtttCCTGCGACTTACTCCCATAGTCCTTTTgtcaccccccaaaaaatctgTACAGGAAGAACGACAGGCCTCCAAATCTCGTTAGTGAAGCACAGTTTATTCAGAGTTGCACAGATGTTACTGGGCTCCCGAGCGCCCCCTGCTGTCGGAGGAAGTTGCTGgattagttttctctctgtttcAGGGTGCAGTAACCCTCCTCTGCAGGCTGGTGGCAGTGTTGCTGCAAGTCTCTTATTGCTGTTGAGGTGTTGAGCTTTTAACAGCTCAAGTgaagagaaacaggaaatcagaACCTCTTTCAAAAGTGGGAGCAGGTGAACGTCTAACAAgttaaagtaaacaaacatcaaatcaaatactagaatataaataaagattatgagaataaacagatttttaaatatcagaaaactgaatgtgcaaatgttttaagtAATTAATAAATTTCACCTTAAAGAGATTGACAAGGACTAGGAGGTGAGTCTCCACATCAGCCTCTGCGGCTGCTGCAGAGTCAGTAACTGTGAGATTCAGTCTCATCCGATGGACGGGGCAGCTGAGTCCTAGGCATGGGGTGGGTTACAGTGGGTTGAGCATTGAGGATCTACTGAAGACAAGTCCCCTGTCTCAGCCACCGGACCACCCAGCCCGTGGTGTCGAAGCACTCCCATGAGAGGACCTGGTCCCAGCCGTCAGATGTCAGACGAGATGAACACGGAGGTATGAAGATAGTTTATGAGTTTATCACCTTTCATTGCAGTCGTGTTAAATATCAGCCAtaagaaaacattaataaccAACTTGCTTTACATAGAGTCTCAGCGTACTTTTCTTCCTGATTGTCGGTTTAACTTGATTTAACAgaaatatatactgtaaattCAGGCACTTAATGTAGACATTTGTCATCACCCAATACCTCGAtttacattgttaatgttgtgctCCAGAGAGCACCATTTAAACAAATcaaccacaaaaataaataatgccttTGCTACAAAATGGCACAGATATCGGTCACTGGCTCAGTGCCCCTCAGGTCTGGGCAGCGAAACGTGCAACAGTCGGGAGCGCGGACGGCAACACAGGGGGCTTGTCCAAGGCACTCCGGCCTCTGTGACCTCACAAAGGGCCTGTCAGATGACCATGCGATTGGCTGAGCTGGCACCAACGTGCCTCAGGCGGGCGCGTCAGTGTGCAggtcagcactgtggcttcgATCTGGCTGTGCCCACTGTAGTCCCAGAAGGGGGTCACTTGCGCTCATTGGGGTGTGGATGTAAGGCCGAATGCAGTGATGCCCAGAGTGGTGTCTGTGTCTGGGGCAGGCTGTGTGCTCTCTGCTTGGCCATTTGTGACAGTGTAACAAAATGAAGTAACCGGAGATGTGGATGGGGATTACAAACAGGGCCCCTTGGTCGTGTCCCCACAGGTCAGCACAGACACCCCGGCTGCCATAGCGTCTCCCCCCCGAGGCCTGCCGTGCCGTTCCCACTCCTGTGCTGGCAGGGCAAAGGAATGCCCTCCGAGAGACCAACAAAGCCTGTAGTGTGAGGATGTGAATTGACTGCATGCCCCCCGCCGCCCCcgcccccaccacacacacagcccctttttctaaagagggagggaggtgggggggcagggacCTACAAGGGTCCCGTCTCTTTACAGATGTGCTTCAGCTCATGTTCCTGTTGGTCGTTGAGATGACATGGCTTGGACTTCAGCGCATACTCTGCTTCCTTGTGCTTCCGGCTCATGGGCAGGTCGGCGGAGGCCCGGCATAGGAAGCGCAATTTCTGCAGATACAACAGGAGCAGTGGGGACACGCAGTCAGGCACAGAGCACATAAAAACAGCTGTGAATATGTGCGTCTTTAGCTCATCGTCCTCAGCTCTAGGGACACAGATAGCCCTGTCACTgtcacaactcacctgccgcAGTGACCCAGGGGTCGTCATGAGCTTGTAGATCATACAGAGAGGCACCAATAGAGTGGAGGAGAGGGTGAAGTACCAGCCCACAGCATACCCCCACCACGGGTACACGTAGCTGTTGTTGAACTTCAGAGGGGTGTACTTGACCAGGGAGAAGACAAAGGTGGCctgggggagaggggagagagaggagagctgAGGTGAGCGGCGAGGGAtgagaggggaggagaggatAAATGAAAGGAGAGGGGTGAGAGGAGATGAGAGgggagagtagagaggagaggagagagagaaggagggcagTGGAGAGAGAGTGCAGGTCTGACTGGAATACAGAGGCAGGCGTGGGAGGTGCGGGGATGGGGGAAACTCACAGAGCAGATGAGCGGGGTGATGTAGCACCAGCAGTACTTGATCAGGGGCCAGGGCCGGTAGCCGATCATGTCCTCAATGTTGTCATAGAGGCGGTCAGCGCCTGCGTGGAGACGAGACGATCAAAGGTTTCCCCTTGAGGGGCGGCTGCAGGGCTCAGCCGTGTCTCCCAACAATATTTCAAAAAGACGAAAGGAAAGATGCATTTGACTTCTCCCCCGTAACGAGATGCTTGGTTTTTTAACTTGATCTGAGGTCGGCCCACTTGCTCCCTTGTTGTCTGGAGCGGCCCTCGAACCTTGAGCACTGTGGTGCAGACCTGCTGGGGTCTCTGGGAGACTGCGGGAAGGGAACAGGCACTCACCGTAGATCCAGGCAATGCAGACAGACTGCAGGAAGGCGAAGGCCAGGAGTGTCATCCCACTGCAGGCGTAGTAATCAAACAGCTGGAAGACGTACAGCCCACCCTGCCAccgagagacgcacagagacagagCGAGACACAACAGAAAATACTTTTAGAGCAGTGCAGAAGACCAGAGGATGTCCATGGTCCCGGGGAATGTGTGCTTGTGCTTGTTAGGTAACCAAGGATATAAGCTAGTTCATACAAGCTGCTTTTGATCACACTGCAGGTCTGAGGTGGGCACACATATCTATTGCAGAGTCCTTTGTGGCCCTACTGTCCCTCGTTTCAAACCACAATTATAATGGGCAACAAACCCTCTCCGCCCAAGGGAGTGGAGTGTAGCGCAGGCTGGGCTCCCCTCACCTCTGTGACCATGGAGAGCCCGATAAGGAAGCAGACCATGCTGATGACCAGTAGAAGGAACTTGCGTCGGTGGCCTTGCTGGAAGAAGAGGGGGTACAAATCCGAGATGGCTGTGGTCAGGGATTCAAGGCCAACAAActgaagggagagagagtgagagagtgagagagggatggagaggtcAGCTTGAATCCTGTGTAGTCACAGGGACCAGACCCAATGCCTTGTCAGTCTTCAGGTAAGAGGACTCCCTGAATGTTGGGAAAGACGCtctgcaaaaaaaagaaaagctcaaACTGCAGACGAGAGCTGGTTAAATTGGCAACAGGGGAGCAGGGGAGAAGGGGAGAAGGCTGCCCCACCTGGCTGTCCAGCCCCAACATGATGACCATGATGAAGAAGCAGGCTGCCCACAGCTGGGGCAGGGGCATCATGGACACTGCCCGCGGGTACACGATGAATGCCAGCCCAGGACctgcacacaggcacacagagacagagacacaaagagacagagagagggagtgaggttGGGGCTCCCAGAGGGTATTGCCTCAGCAATGCAGTCCAGTTGACGTGACTCTTACCAGACTCGGCCACCAGCGAGATGGGCACTCCCTGCTCCTGCGCCATGAAGCCCAGCACAGAAAAGATGGCGAACCCGGCCACAAAGCTGGTGCCGCTGTTCAGCAGACACAGGTAGAGGGAGTCCCTGGAAAACATCAGAAGCACGACTCTTTACAACATCTCCATGGGTCAGGAAGGGATTTTCCTCCTACGTGAAAAACCATCAAGCACTCCAGTCATCGCAGATTACCGTTGAAATGCTTCTAAATCTTAAGGTTATAAAAAGGACAGCAGCGCCTTCTGTTCTCCACGGTTGGACCTGCCTTTCTATAAACGTCTGTGTCCAGACTGCATTCGACCATAATTCTATGtagtaagtaatttaaatgtctcgTTAATTAGTTACAGTCTGCTTTGTAAACTTGTTTGCTCCAATCAAGAAGGAGAGGACTGTCTGTCTTCTCTTGTATACACCCAATAAATACCAAAACGAGAGACCACCTGCAGCTGCGGGAATAAGGAATCAACCGTCAACTGCACACAGCGAGGCTCGTCCTGTTTTACACCACTCTTCACCAACACAAATCCCAGCTTCACGATTGGTGTTAAATCAGCAGTTACTTaacacatgaaaaataaaatttgtccagtcagtgtcagttCAACATCATGATTAAAATatcccaaaataaatgtatcagcAATATGGAATTGGGTCATTCAAGAAGTTAAGTTACTGTCAAACTAATTCCGCAGCAAATCAGCTCGTCGCTTTAACATCAGGAGAAACATTTATGGACAGACTTCTGCATAGAAATACATAGTAAATATATACTGTAGTGATTCTGAAGCCCCCTTTAAAAGGCCTGTGCCCACAGAGATGTCCGAGAACACTGGTATCTCTGCCCTGCCCTGGTGCCTCGGGTCAGGTGCTCTGAAGAGGACTGTCCAGGATGGCTCACTTGTAGCAGTTGTTGTTGTACTTGTTGTAGCTGCCCAGTGACGCCAGGCATCCAATACAGATGGCGTAGGAGTAGAAGATCTGAGTGCCAGCGTCCATCCACACCTGGTGCAGGGATGAAGCAACAAGGAACTGATTTTAATGCCTGTTACGTAGAGGAGTAAACCCAGAGCCCACACCTCTTCCGGTCTCCTCCATTCCCGCTGATATTCTGCAGAGAGTTTAAGTGTAGGGCCGATGTCTCCACCTCTATCGCCACTGCCCCATCAGAAACCTCTCACCTGCACTTCTCCTGAGGTGCAGCCTAACCCAAATCCCCAGACCATTACCCCAGAGTTAAAATGAGTTTACGCCCCAGCCTGTTCCCTATCCCTAACCGTTATCCTGAACCCTATCAGAGCCAAAACCCTAACAAAATCCTAGCCTCACTCCTCCCCTCATCCCCACTCCTGACTGAACTGCGACCCCGTCCTGAACCCTTTGCCTGACCAGAACCCTGACCCTGAGCTTCAACCGGATCTTAGATTGAACCCAAAGCCCCGCAACTCAGTGACTCTCGGTACCTGAGGGTCGGCCAGCCGGCTGGGGTCGGGGTAGAGGTAGAAGATGATGCCAGTTATGGCGCCAGGCAGGGTGATCCCTCTGATCAGCAGCACCACCAGCATCACGTAGGGGAAGGTGGCTGTCAAGTACACCACCTAAGGGAGAAGAGGGAAGACAGGGTCATACTCTCCCAGCCATTCCTGACGGCTGTATTTGACAATCAGTGTGTTTCCTGGGGACAACATAGCTTCCACTGCTCGTCTGAGACATGCCTGGGTATACAGACTGTTTGTTTACAAACCTGTTAGCTGGGAAACATAAGCAGCCTGACTGGAAGTTATGGATTCGAATTGCCAGCCCAGGGGGGAGCTGGAAGCATGAAGAAAAATTACAAGGTCAGGCACCACCATCCTCCGCTCACCTTCCCTGTGGACTTCACCCCCTTCCAGACACAGAAGTAGCAGATGATCCAGGCGAGCAGGAGGCACAGGGCCAGCTCCCACCTCAGGCTGCCCACCTCGTCCACCCCGCTGGAGATATTCAGCACCCGTCTCCTTGAGGGGTGGAGGGGGATACAGTGAGGGTGGCGTGCACTTGTGTGAGCAGCACCGGGACACAGCATGGGGGGCAGCACATTCTTTGGCATTTCACGATTTtttaatgaatcaatcaattcattaattattatatatatatttttaataatttataactTACTCCCAGAATTCCTTCACAGGCGACGTGGAATTCCCGGCGGACGTCCATTTGGCAGTGAGGTTCTGCCTGTCGAACTCTCTGCAGGTGTCTGTGGGTGTTGGGGAGAAGGGAGTGATCTGATTAGAGCTGAGCAGGGGGGAGCTGTTGTTAGTCTTTGCTTACACTCTCAGCATCCTGAGAACCCCGATCCCCGATTCCCTTGTCTGGGTTCTAGAGCCCCTCAGTTCCAGTCAGTCTAGACATCCCTGCGTTCCCAGTCTGCACCTGCTAGAATCTCTTAACCCCGGTGCCTGGGCCCAGTGTGCCACTCTGTCCTGTGCGACTGCCTCCAGCACCTGCCCTGTGACACAgtatcaagcaacttgtgtccTAAGCTTTCACTGCGAGTCTCTCTGTTCTGGACCCCTCAGTATGACAGTATGATCGCCAGTCTCTAGTCTAGACCCCTCTCTGTTCCAGACCCTTAGTGTGATTATATGGGCGGCAGTACCTGTGTTCCAGGTGTGTCCACAGCTGGCCCAGGGCAGCTCTGAGCTGAAGGAGGAGAACAGGTAGAAAAAGGCCCAGGCCAGGATGATGATGTAGTAGATGCTGGAGTAGACCACGACCACCTGACAGCCGTAGCCCATCCCTGCGCAGGAGGAGTAGAGAGCAGGGGTGAGGGAGGAGGACAGATACTCGCAGACATTTAGAAGAAGCAGAAGTGTTGTGTCCTGCGGAGGTCTGACTAAGGATGTCAGGTAGCCTGGGGTGGCAGCTGTCTTCATACATGCAAAGAATCTGAGCTTTAGAAAAGCACGGGGATCAACACGTATATACCAGTTAGTAATCTGGGACGAGGATCGTATACAGGGCTATACATaccatatatacaccgatcagccataacattatgaccactgacaggtgaagtgaataacactgataatctcgttatcatggcacctgtcagtgggtgggatattgTGTCCTCaacgttgatgtgttagaagcaggaaaaatgggcaagcgtaaggatctgagcgactttgacaagggccaaattgtgatggctagacgactgggtcagagcatctccaaaactgcagctcttgtagggtgttcccagtctgcagtggtcagtacctatcaaatgTGGtcgaaggaaggaaaagcgctgaaccggcgacagggtcataggcggccaaggctcattgatgcacgtggggagcgaaggctggcccgtgtggtccgatccaacagacgagctactgtagctcaaattgctgaaaaagttaatgctggttctgatagaaaggtgtcagaacacacagtgcatcgcagtttgttgcgtatggggctgtgtagccacagaccagtcagggtgcccatgctgacccctgtccactgccgaaagcgcctacaatggacacgtgagcatcagaactggaccacggagcaatggaagaaggtggcctggtctgatgaatcatgagctcagggtgttgacttggcctccaaattccccagaactcaatccaatcgagcatctgtgggatgtgctggacaaacaagtctgatccatggaggccccacttcgcaacttacaggacttaaaggatctgctgctaacgtcttggtgcctgataccacagcacaccttcagaggtctagtggagtccaagcctcgacgggtcagggctgttttggtggcaaaaggaggacctacacaatattaggcaggtggtcataatgttatggctgatcggtgtacaacATACACAGGAAGCATATgacaattataatgtatttaccaGGTCATTGAATAGTGAATAGTATGTGTGCTTCTACGTCTACAATTAACTGCAGACTGTAGAAATAAAATGACTCCCAAAATATGCAGGAAGTCTGAGGCGCAGGCTCCTCAAACCCCACCCCCCCTGCAGACAGAGCCCCCATTGAGCGCAGTTGTGTTCAGCTGGGAGTGGGAGCGGGTGAGAGGTGAGAGGGCAGGCAGTGCAAACTCCTCCACAGGCTGACAAACAGAGACCCCCCCCGGAGCCCCACAGACTGCCTTTGAAGTCCTGCGCAGTTGACAGCCCCCCACAGCAGAGCTAAAACAAACAAGTCGACAAAACAAATAAGACAGCAGGTCCTCCGTGTGAGAGAGGGCAGGCCAGGGGGGAACCTCCTTATTCGGGATGGCTGCAGTACAACAggttttccctctctctccccctccatcactccctctctctctcaggctcaCCTTCAAACAGCGGGCAGATCTTCCTCCAGCAGGTGATGCTGCCCTGGCTGGTGTACTGGCCGATGGACGTCTCCAGCAGGAAGAGGGGGATACCACAGGTTATTAGGAACACGATGTAGGGAATGAAGAACACGCCTTGGGGAGAAGAGAGAAACgctgtgtgagtgcgtgtgtgtgtgtgtgcgtgagtgtgagtgcatgcatgtgtgagtgtatgtgtgagtgcgtgtgcgcgtgttgagtgtgtgtgtgtgtgtgagaaagtgtgtgtgtatgagtgtgagtgtgtgtgtgtgatgtgcgCATGTTtgcatgagtgtgtgtatgtgcgtgcatgtgtgtgagtgtgtgtgcacgtgtgtgtgtgtgtgtgtatgaagatTATCACTTGGAGGTAAGCGGTGCCCTGGTCTGTGCCACTCGAATGTGACAGACGTGTCTCTGTGGAAAGAGAGCCACACCACACCTGCGTTGATGTGCCTGAAAGGGATaaacagcgtgtgtgtgtgtgagtgtgtgtttgtgtgagtgcatgtgcgtgagtgagtgtgtgtgtgtgattgtgagtgtgagtgtgagtgtacgctcctgcgtgtcagtgtggggtatgagagagggagagagagcgctgacTGCCCATCAGATAGGAGGAATGAAGCTTCTCTGAACAGCTGGTGACTCAGGCTCCCCTCAGGGCCACGAGTTCAGCTGGGGCTGCCGGTGCTGAGACCCGGAGTACCTGTCGCGGCAGCATCAGGCCAGTCTGTCGACTCGTGGCAGCTGCTTCACGGAGGCGATGAGTGACACACGACACCACCCCATCCCCCTGACAGACAGCAGACTAGCAGACGCTGTGTACACTATTACTATCATGCGCATGGCCTGGACAACGGGACCAGCAGGGAACCTCCTGATACCCCCTCGCCAGTCTGGACCTCTGTGTGGGGGTGGCAGGGTCCAATTCCTGGTGCCGACAGCAGTTCCCCTCCAGGGTTACGCTAATatcattaatacaattattgatATTATCATTACTGCTTCATCCAGCCAGAGGTGAACCCAGCGGCACAGGTGCTCAGGGGGTTATTATTATCACTGTCAATGATTTACAACACAGCTGGTAGAGAGAGGCCCAGGTCCTCACAGTCTCACCTCCTCCGTTCTTGTAGCACAAGTAGGGGAACCTCCAGACGTTGCCCAAGCCGACGATCTGCCCGGCCACGGCCAGCAGGAACTCTAACTTACTGCCCCACTGCCCTCTCTCCTGTAGAACTGGGCCCGACTGTGTCAGCAGCGCCCCTGGCAGGGGGATCTTACACTGTAGCTCCGGCCCACCAACTTTCTCCATGctgagagggaagagagagagagcacagtgACTTCTTGCCCAGCAGACTCTTCACTCCctacactctctcactctctcacatgCGTGACCCGTCTCTGAGCAGACGGCTTcgctgcttttacattttggttGTTCGTTtctcttatgtgtgtgtgtgtctgtgagtgtgtgtgagtgagagtgtctgtgagagagtgtgagtgtgtgtgttagtgtgtgtgtgagtgtgtgtgtctgtgagagagtgtgtgtatgcgtgtgtgtgtgagagtgtctgtgagagagtgtgtgtatgcgtgtgtg
Coding sequences within it:
- the LOC136749105 gene encoding sodium- and chloride-dependent GABA transporter 2; amino-acid sequence: MGKYSRRAAAEGNTRRGRERKRVTHSSSSARSSPVSCMHTAPPASSQTPAGLLHSANSMEKVGGPELQCKIPLPGALLTQSGPVLQERGQWGSKLEFLLAVAGQIVGLGNVWRFPYLCYKNGGGVFFIPYIVFLITCGIPLFLLETSIGQYTSQGSITCWRKICPLFEGMGYGCQVVVVYSSIYYIIILAWAFFYLFSSFSSELPWASCGHTWNTDTCREFDRQNLTAKWTSAGNSTSPVKEFWERRVLNISSGVDEVGSLRWELALCLLLAWIICYFCVWKGVKSTGKVVYLTATFPYVMLVVLLIRGITLPGAITGIIFYLYPDPSRLADPQVWMDAGTQIFYSYAICIGCLASLGSYNKYNNNCYKDSLYLCLLNSGTSFVAGFAIFSVLGFMAQEQGVPISLVAESGPGLAFIVYPRAVSMMPLPQLWAACFFIMVIMLGLDSQFVGLESLTTAISDLYPLFFQQGHRRKFLLLVISMVCFLIGLSMVTEGGLYVFQLFDYYACSGMTLLAFAFLQSVCIAWIYGADRLYDNIEDMIGYRPWPLIKYCWCYITPLICSATFVFSLVKYTPLKFNNSYVYPWWGYAVGWYFTLSSTLLVPLCMIYKLMTTPGSLRQKLRFLCRASADLPMSRKHKEAEYALKSKPCHLNDQQEHELKHICKETGPL